A window of Thermoplasmatales archaeon contains these coding sequences:
- a CDS encoding sugar phosphate isomerase/epimerase: MKLGYPNNPRKDIEEEIKWIAEHFDFIDFFMEPDKSYHDKIDIEKVKKLLDDYSLGIVGHTPYYLPFSSPIDSIRKTAIEEAKKCFIAFSRLGAKYVTIHASWPPHLFNFEEGINLQIDSISLLLDEAEKNGINLMYESGIGEFDNYNTVSKILNEFPKLYFHLDTGHTFLYGRDICKFIRRLNKRIKHVHVHDNFGKEDLHLPIGVGRIKWEEVIGELKRNYDGTITLEIFGDKDYVLLAKKKFIEMWEKG, encoded by the coding sequence ATGAAATTAGGATATCCAAACAATCCAAGAAAAGATATTGAAGAAGAAATAAAATGGATTGCTGAACACTTTGATTTCATAGATTTTTTCATGGAGCCGGATAAATCATATCACGATAAAATTGATATTGAAAAAGTTAAAAAATTGCTCGATGATTATTCATTGGGTATAGTTGGGCATACTCCCTATTATCTTCCTTTTTCCTCTCCAATAGATTCGATAAGAAAAACTGCGATTGAAGAAGCAAAAAAATGCTTTATTGCCTTCAGCAGGCTTGGGGCGAAATATGTAACAATTCACGCCAGCTGGCCCCCTCACCTTTTTAATTTTGAAGAAGGAATTAATTTGCAAATAGATTCAATTTCCTTACTTCTTGATGAAGCGGAAAAAAATGGAATAAATTTAATGTATGAAAGTGGAATAGGTGAATTTGACAATTATAATACTGTTTCAAAAATATTAAATGAGTTTCCTAAATTATATTTTCATCTTGATACAGGGCATACATTTCTATATGGGAGGGATATCTGCAAATTCATAAGAAGGCTTAATAAAAGAATAAAACATGTTCATGTTCATGATAACTTTGGAAAGGAAGATTTGCATTTGCCTATAGGTGTTGGAAGAATAAAATGGGAAGAAGTAATAGGAGAATTAAAAAGAAATTATGATGGAACAATAACCCTTGAAATATTCGGAGATAAAGATTATGTTCTCCTTGCAAAGAAAAAATTTATTGAGATGTGGGAAAAGGGATAA